The following nucleotide sequence is from Apium graveolens cultivar Ventura chromosome 4, ASM990537v1, whole genome shotgun sequence.
GAAGGCACATGGCTCAACCTCAatctgaggatactactgaagctgaggaaggggatcaagaatctctgatctcaaagccaattgtgattgaatctttGTCACCTCCTACTcaggctgaagacactgttcaggatacagtgatcacacctcatgtCCCTCCAATTCAAGAAAATGTAACAGTTGAAGATTagggattaagtcctgaaattgacatccacaAGCTGATCATTCCAACTGTGCTCTATCTTGAAGCTTctacagcagctcagccatctacagtcaactctccaatattaaatgctgagataccatctacaccaattctggacataaattctgatgatcggaatttagatgaagctactgcagaatctccaacagcaacacacacacactagtACTATCAGAAGATAATGAGTCTTTTTCAAGTTCTGAGGATAGTATTTCTGTTGATtctccagctcccattctaggaaaggaggcacttattgagaagtttgttgagcaagctgctcctattccttgggaagatactcacaaaggtgtggagtggaccaagaagtggaatgaaactaatttcattccaagctccaaagtactgacaAACCATATTtgaaaagctgatgagttgctcacaaattctgatttcaagacataactcaaagtcacagctctatctactaaaaatcttcaaggtctacactctaaaactcatgccaaggttgataaacttcttgagtcagctgaaaagctagatatgactctcaagttagacaagtcaagacttatcagacctatacatgaaaaggttgaagctattgagaaggtacaagagaagcaacaggcccaaattactgaggtcctgcagaatcaagcctctcaataagctcaacttaatgaaatccaatcttcagttgaacttcttctctctctcctattacctgatgatgccaaaaggggagAGAAGATAGTTAtgtccaaatgctctaatactcAGATATTGAAGAAAAGAGATAATaatgaagatgaccagggaaaccctagcaagggtcagGGTCAAGGGCAAAGCcgcaaggtttcttctaggaaactaattactgatgcaagcaaatcttctattcaaaagaagacaagttctacagctgctcaaactcaaaatctgatagcaagtactgataatcaaaatctaatatcaagttttgatgagcaaagtctgatgacaaagcctgatgttctgattcaaggtggaagtcaagactctcagaagtttctgcaaactctaaagctcaagggaaagcagactactgtctactacaaggatcccaagattcagacacttaatgaagagattgctagaagattatttcaaaagcataatcctggaatggatttagaaaatctcaaggaagaagaagctagatttaaagctgaaaagacaaatctaaagtcaaaagcttttgttgcaaagaaacctccaaggcctaaggaaaaaggcattgtgatcaaggagaaatcaaatactgaggcatcaaagaCCAAAACAAGATCACcgattgagattgatcccaaagataaagggaaaggaaaagttaatgaaccaataaagccacaggagatgaaatTCCTCAAATCTtgataaaacctgtgtgcaaactggttcaagttcatgatgatactcttgttgaagatgaagatgttcaaactctgaaaagaaggaagataactgaagaatacaagacaacctctgacaaggctcaagttgttcagagtgaagaacagcaagctacagtagaaacagcaagttctgataaagtcatcaagacatcaacctctgacatagctcaagttgatttagtcaagatgaaagtagttgataaaaagaaacttctatggaaaaatgtcaaaccatcagatccaaagaaaagccaattgttgtctgaTTTTATGACTATTGGGTTGAATGCTACAGAACCAAGAGACAGAgcagggctaggttctgatgaagctaagatcaaaacaggagttgaagttgctactagaaatccatttctattgactgacagacctcttgaagatgttacacagaaacaccttgataaggttatctctgttcaagtggtactggatgctcatgacaagcataatgtcaaagaaaatatgattctatttcttgaagatggaaggacatatcaaatgtcagaatcagatgtgctgaacaaatctttgaaataacttcaattctttcattatcttttagagataaagtctgatattaccaagagatggtcaaagttcataatgaagaccataagagataaagctagaatttctggttcaagggttacagaattcattcctaatattgttgaagatgatggaagtaaaattccaatgaagaaggattctgctaaacttgaagtgattttgaaagagaaatgtctatgttACAAtaaagattcttctcatccaagggtaataagactggatgatggtttagaaagaaaccatatttctgctgtaaggactgcaatctaccagaatggaagtcagggtgaagatttgaagcaagtcaagactacactatctcaagtcctgaggattaaagaagaaaagctgatatcaaactttgtcaagaatcactttggattcagattgactcagtgagattggtaaaagcaaccaagactgtaagttatagttagttatctagttaaactcttatttgcatgtgtacttaaatgtttttgacatcatcaaatctattaacttgtatattttgcataatttacaagttgggggagattgttagatatatttgagatgtcatgtctaatataatttatgtttagttttcagaccTTAAcaataggacatatcaggacttactgaaattaggacttactgaagtcagaacttaatatcagaacttaagtgtcagaagatacatatcagaacttaagtgcgggaagactttcagttaaggaatgaagctgatttacaggagaagatcgagactaaaacaatagaagatatgcatgaaaagagttagagaactacaagacttgtagaagatatctgattgatatattttaggagacagaattatattcaatatcaattagaatatatcttgtaattgtgtactatataaacacagcttagggtttacactatatgtgttatcattatcgagaagattatatattgtaacctagcagctcttagtgatattttgttcatcactgagagagaacaacagttcatattgtaatagagtttattgaatatacttgatctttgttacatacttgtgttaaatcaatttgattgtataaacactgtattcaacccccttctactgtgttgtgtgacctaaaacATGTTTAGGATTTCAATAGGGAAAAGACTgttagtcctccttatgtaaggttcgaaccatttttcccctagcctagagacaaatctgtcaagggttgtaaaatggagaaaatggtcagtcaaagaattagcatgataagttTGCAGCTGTTATTATAtctaattataataatatatctAATCCATCTAGACCCAAACTAATAAGTagggtaccaagaactgttaatccatttatGAGTGCAgaacataacaggttaattgattcatatgtattcttggtaattcatactcaaggcatatgatcaaagaaagagcctcacaatcaaatgtgattaaCAAAAGCTATTttgtcaataatctttggagatgacatcaaatgTTTTGATCATGGGACAAGCTATGAAGAAAAAAgaatgtcatcatggattcaacaattgctatcgCCGATAACAATTAATCATTGAAGTCACTGAaaacaattgaagcatctttcttgctggagaatcaaggcacaaatcctcttatcagactgcatcaaaggacaaaatctcaattcaaagaaggattagtgtctcatcggaagcaggaaggttgagaagcttgctcttcttagagtaaggaaaggaaatgctcgtggctagactggaaactctgaaaaggtgaagtcaatggtttctactgtaaagcttcatctgacaaaattTTAGCTATGGCATCGGAAGCTCTCATCCTTGAACATCAACAtaaggaactcttttgtaaaaaggtTTTAGTGAGAGAACTGCCTCATCTAGAATTCAGAAGATgttaaatgtgaggcatgtcagaaagagaagtcaaagacaacatcacatcaaagtaaagatataacttagtgatggtggttgactactcttattaaacaaagttgttgttcgtacGCTCTTAatacaagacatcacagatggtgattgatcaaATCAGGAGATCAAACTGGAAGCAACAATAACGAAAATGATCTTGTGGtaagataatgggactgaattcaagaagcagctccgattaatatctgtaacatcaagaatattttgagacatattcatcactgggagctccgtgtcagaatggagtggtacaaaggaagaactgAAACTTGATTAAAgatacaagggaaatatcaagctaatcaagactttctaaataccaaagggctgaagcagtcaacacagtttgcaacaagttagatcaagccccaatcaggatgtatacatgaagaccactaatgagttaatggccaatagaAGCAAAACTGGATAACCAGAAAGTGTTTGGAGAATATATTCTACAGAAGCAAAAAATTCAATGTTTTAAGTTGTTTggagatcttggcatttgcagctaagactagttaggatattttccatggctactcagtggagtctacaacctacagggcatttatggttgatcaacaggtggtgatagacagtctaagtgcacagttcaacaactcaatgctcTAAGCTGTTAAAGGTGAAATTAATAGTATTGATAATTCATATCCAAgaagtggaatggcagtgtataacacaactcgTTATTTCAATGAATCTAGTCtgcaagggtaaggattttcaggaaatcccagcaacaaattagggggagcaaaagaaggatcagcTAGTCaaacacaacaccacattgaaaatcagaggacactaaagaacatatatgctgagacaaagggtttgatgtcaatattattcccggagtctagttcttaagtgatccagatggtggagtaatgattagcagggctaccGAGTCTGAATAATTATTtttctagttttctatctgaagaagaaactaagaaagttacagaagctctaaTAGATCCGGATTtattgggtgattgcaaagcaagatgagctcaatcagtcaACAAGCATATTaaagggaagctggtatccaaaccaaatgacaactttgtaattggtactaggataaccagaagtcaataatggatgacaatggcattgttatgagggacaaggccaaactggatgttaggttattatcaggaagcagtatataacaaaaagcaccagtgacgaaacttgaggatattatgataTATCAGGCACCTAATGCACATTCTACTTGGAATTGGACTATGGTaaatgtgtacaagtgtactcctagttggtgagtcaaaggaagtagttaatgcacaacaattcatggactttgcagttgcagatttattggactatgtatatctcttcttcataAGCTCccttcaggttggtatgaactagtatactactcaagcaattgtcaaggacatggtatggcattCTAACcgaagttacagtttaatatgaactagtagagtcgtcatattaataactctcttatcactaggcacaaacataatgttatatatatagtgatataaatgataatgttatatgttggtctactaacaaagacttgtgcaagattatttgctaagtaattgcagagtaggtatggaggagcatgttggaaagttTACTATTCTATTTAGAATTACTACAAGCATGCCAaaagaatatttattttagaaactcaagtaaaccaaaagaatgatagCAATACAAGaaagttaaggatcttttgaagatacaaaatttggaagattctaaacatgccaagactacttaccaacagaaaccactaaagcttgatcagtgcaactcaggtaattattacaacctatagaggtatgacaacctcactcttttactcaaatgctaatagacaacatgtaatgttctcaagatgccaaagtgcaaggttccaagtggatgctagagaatccaatcttatagctattaacaagattattagatatcttaagggactatcaacttttgaagtaaagtaccctaaagatattatgcttaacatgtttggctatatagatatagattatgcGGGTTGTAAGTGACATGAGAAGCATCTCgagaagctgtcaacttcgtggaagaagattaatttcttgttatgatgagaaacaacttcaaaaccaaCAACTATGTGGTATACTCTATGACAAGACACCTTCACACCATGTATCATCACTTTAGAGAGCATGTCACTTTAGTCAAAGTGTTACtgacagaaacatttattaaatcacttgataaagttaatttttcaagactggtttgtaagtgtgggatatcattcattgcatattagttggaaatcccatctgtaaggaattcttcatataagttcacaagtattaaatcttcaatatttaaaggacttatgaatttatcagtaatctggtacctcgtacttagtgctactatcttgattatcatgattacaatgtcatatacatttgtggtaattaagtattatagcattaagtttgaattttattttaatttatttaaattatgactgtagacaattccattccatatcagtttcataatttgaattatattaaaataaaatgcagcatagttatttgtatcatgtacgaataattatggtacttttagtatttggtgatattatttagaatttttgtgcTAAGTAAttaatgcttatttctaaaatcactaatattgaaagttgaagtattttctaagttatgtgtataaaactctcaatattttatatgcttagagagtatttctaaaattactaattatccagaaaGTGATTGCGATGTATATAGGTCATATATCCttttggtgattattcaaggataattataaatatttaagtgctagtgtctaactcatagatatttagtatttatttatttaatatttattttgggttgtttggattatggaatttgaagtaatttaatgattttatttgcttcataattcaaactaacttaaaataaatgagcagcaacttgttgacaatgattcagatattacctgatgagtcacaaggaaatgtcttcacagatattggaagggaactttgatctttatgctaaattctgtGGATCATTGTTtgccttcccagagttcaaatctggaaacccaaaagggaaactagcaacttgtagattatgactcagattcatctgatgagtctaacaaggatggggatttgcaaactccctttgcaccacctgtgacctccttaaggatggctaaggtgattttccttgcaggtacagctggattttggagctatgataggagtgatacacttgtgagaatgagtgtaaacacgagtggagagaagagtgaaacacatgtgaggtacatgaaatagaatcacacacttacagtgaggaagaaagagaaacaccatatcccattccttATCCCTAAACAtagttcttgatacttcgggtctcgaatcggtttatgattggaacctaactcttagggacctaacactTACAGATTGGATCAGAATACTTCGGTACCTAACCAGTTGGGAGCTAATAATTGGTACTAATTGGTGATCTTatatttgggaggtataaggagttgggaagattggtgaacatgatgatcaataGTGAAGCCATTCTTGCAccatttaaagggacatggttgatcggactatgacttgttatttcttttctaacaaagtaaaatatgagaactccttcagacaacggtATACATTCCTTCTCTcagggggagataaaagcttaggtaatagtttggaggattcctcaactaagggggagaaatagcaggcagGTGGAAAAAGGTAAAACATATAACCAcaacaccattgttgtttgtaactacggatcctattgtacgggagagttggtaaaacacaaggtgatttactagtaattagaagaagtggtttggttcatcattattcttcataaggggataagctattttccaaaaggggagtaccattagttcttatcttcggatcctattgtacgggagaggtggtagatgAAGGTGTTCTCCTTTAAgaagttgattctcatagggggagaagcaagagagatatgcgcttctcaacaggaaatgtggttgtacgaaagaagctgctgatgtttacttcaagactgagaagtgttatctggtagagatttgaagaaccaaggaaatgaagatgaaaatacttgaagatcagttcagtgctagaggaacaagcatcttccATTTCAGTTtctcaagaaatctggaaatgcagtatttgatcctgaaaaccagtagcattatttacaagtcctggtactttactttttctagttgttagttgagttatcctctctattcaatttgtttgttaggtttaacaatcaaatagggggagattttTGGTGAGACTGCGCAACCGTATGAACAGTTACTTGATAACTCAAGACGATAACAatactagaacaggacaggttaataatactacatctacacaagaaatcaggaagaatgaagacaaggcaaatacaaagaatcagaagattagaaaaaggcctgaagtctgtttacaggtcactgaaagaagttcattaatatgttcatggctcagtaaagaataaaggttaaagactttcagggtttcagaaatgatgaagattcagtgtataagtgctactagaagatttcagtgtattggcattgattgaagatagacagtgtatgaagcataggaatctgaagaattgaagacatggtatagacagaggttaaataAGACAATTGCAGTCTTGAAGCTATACTCACTAACAGGAGTTCATctatatgttcaagcgtcggtgaatGCAATGCTCTACATAAACTAAGTCAgagtgatcactaccttgtagtaggagtcatcCTGATCAGTATATTGATCTTCAGAAGCAATATCCTGCAAGTACAGTTCAATATTTCAGTACAGGAACCGATCTTGACTTCATGTGATACTCAGGAAATAAATGAGAGCAAGAATAATTTCACAAGTGCAGTTTCCATCcctctggtcgccatagagaaatgggttgaattttttcaaaggcaaattcaccctaggttcaccttggtcgccatagagaaatgggttgaattttttctaagaaaaattcaccctaggttcaccttggtcgccatagagaaatgggttgaattttttctaaggcaaattCACCCTAGGTTCACCTTGGTCACCATAGAGAATTGAGTTGAATTTTTCTAAAGCTAAATTCACTCTTGGTCTCCATATAGCTTGTATTACCTTGGTTGCCACAGAAACCTCAGCCACAAcattattgattaattaataattaatttatgtGGTTTATTCAGAGCCATATATTTCAGTTAATATAAAGTCTACACATCTGAAGCAGAAGATATCAGTTGTATTGTTCTGAGTTTTATCTTCTTCTCCGACAAGAGGAGATAAAATTAGCagcaaagattttcagagaagctcaagctttttgtatatccgtttaacttctcaccggagtaacgttataatgcccgatttaattcgtgtatattcataggggcattataatcgttactcggtaattaaatccttagacaaataaaagctagatcattgtataggatttgatttgtaaatctttgtagaagctagaaactttgttgttcttagattgtagtcggttaatttatttatcggagtgtagcaacaccacTCGAgaatttatatatgaatatatacttccccgaatatcttgcGTTCCTtgttttattgttccaaacactattcatctcaagaacacgaaaccactaaccgagcactaaatctatatccgcaaaagattcgaaagaatttttaatttagtgattatcatattcaaccccccccccttctacgataattcgggacctaacatgatcccctagtcataacacccataatagggaacagcccggtgaagagAGTATTGGTAGACAATGGAGCGTCGGTAGACATCTTACTCTATGGTACCTTCATAAGAATGGGATACAATGATTCTCAGTTAACCCCAACTGATATGTCGATATATGATTTCACTGAAGTCGAATGCCCGTTGAATGAATAATTAAGCTACCTCTAACGATTGGTCGGGAGCCAAGACAGGCCACGCAGATGCTgaactttgtggtggtgaaggctgGATCAACATATAATGCAATCCTGGGGAGGATAAGTATACATGCCTTCAAGAAAGTCCCCTCATCCTACCACTCTATGATTAAGTGTCCAACCAGAGACGAAATAGGGGAAGAAAGAGGAGACCAGAAGATGGCCAGAAGCTGTTTTGTAGCCTCGCTGGGAGTAGATGGAGTAGGGATAGATCTTGCCTATTGAAGACTTAgatatccgtgagaatgatgagaaacgAAGAAAACCTGCGAAAGACTTAATCCCGGTTCCTTTGGCGCTCGAGATCCCCAAAAAAGTAACTTTTATTGGAGCATCATTGAGGGAGCCCCTTAGAGGAAAGTTAATAAGGTTTTTGCAACAGAACAATGATGTGTTTGCGTGGTCGGCAAcagatatgccaggcatagacccggaattaATCACCCACACGTTGAATATGGATCATAATCGAAAAATGTGAAGTAAAAAAAAAGGAGTTTTGCCCCTGAAAGGAAGGAAGCCAACAGAaaagaagtggagaagctcttagaggctggtttcattgaaaaGATATAATTCCCGGAGTGCTTACCaaatcctgtaatggtaaagaaagCTAATGGAAAGTGGATAATGTGTGTGGATTGCACTGacctaaatgatgcatgcccaaaagATTGTTTCCCgctgccaaggatagatactctGATAGACGCTATGGAGGGACACTAGATGCTAAGCTTTATGGATGGGTTCAACGcttacaatcagatcaagatgtataaggatgacattccaaaggtatcatttatcactgactttggtgtttttttatcttgttatggcatttggtctcaagaatgcaggagctacctatcaaaggttggtaaataagatctTCAAAGATCTTATTTAGAAAACTATGGAAGTATATTTAGATGACCTGTTAGTCAAAAGTCttgtaaagactgatcatatatcccatttgagggaagcttttgagaacctgagataccacaaaatgatgttaaaccctgtaaagtgtgctttcggagttgGATCTCGAAAATTTttaggattgatggtctccaaaaGGGGAATTGAGGTCAACCTAGACAAGATAAAGGCCATCTTAGACATGGAACCTCCACGTTCCATAAaagatgttcagaaactcactggAAGAGTTGTAGCTTTGGGTcaattcatctccaagtctggggacaagtgtTTGCCCTTCTTCAAGGCTTTGAAGAAAGTGAAAGATTTTGAATGGACTGATGAAATCCAAGAGGCATTCAAGGATTTGAAGAAATACATGGTTCAAGCACCGCTATTGGCCAAACCAATTCTTGGTGAAACTCTGTATTTATATTTGGctgtttcagaaaatgccttgagctccatattggttaaagaggaacttaaaatccagaaacctATATATTATGTCAGTAAGATTCTACATGGGGAtgagttgaattattcgactattgaaaagttttatttagccttggtaatggcctCAAGGAAGTTCCGTCCTTACATccaggctcataagattgaggtaCTAACAAATCACCCTTTGAGAAACATTATCCACAGTCCTAAAGCCAGTGGAAGGATGATTAAATGGGCTATAGAGCTGGAGGAGTTTGACATAAAGTGTAAGCCACGAACGGCGATAAAATCTCAGGcgttagctgacttcgtggttgaatgtaccGTCCcaaaccaagaagtcggggggcaggaagatactatacccAATGGCAtggagagaaaagaaaagaatgaagGAGAACAGATCAAGGACAAGGAATTCAGGgatctctattttgatggagcatcaaaaacaaattcgagCGGAGCAaggctagttttacaaagccccgatggatTCTTTATTGAATATGTTATGAAGTTAGATTTTCCAACTACA
It contains:
- the LOC141718913 gene encoding uncharacterized protein LOC141718913 codes for the protein MVSKRGIEVNLDKIKAILDMEPPRSIKDVQKLTGRVVALGQFISKSGDKCLPFFKALKKVKDFEWTDEIQEAFKDLKKYMVQAPLLAKPILGETLKFRPYIQAHKIEVLTNHPLRNIIHSPKASGRMIKWAIELEEFDIKCKPRTAIKSQALADFVVECTVPNQEVGGQEDTIPNGMERKEKNEGEQIKDKEFRDLYFDGASKTNSSGARLVLQSPDGFFIEYVMKLDFPTTNNEAEYKALIGGLGLAGTSRVRNLKVCGIRSS